Below is a window of Pseudomonas eucalypticola DNA.
AGCCAACTATTTGTAAAGGCGCAGGTTGCCGGAGGCCGTGCACGATGCTACACCTTGTACGGAGCTGGCTCATTTAAAGGAATTTCGTCCATGGCCGTAAACGCTGACTACTCCGCTGAAGGGAAAGAGCTCACTATCAGCATTCAGGGGCGCTTCGACTTCGGCTCCCACCAGGATTTTCGCGACGCCTACGAGCGCGTCAGCCCAAAGCCCAAGGCATACCGCATCGACCTCAAGCAGACCACCTACCTGGACAGCTCCGCGCTGGGCATGCTGCTGCTGTTGCGTGACCATGCCGGCGGTGACTCCGCCACGGTCCGGCTGGTGAACAGCAACAGTGACGTGAAGAAAATCCTCGCGATTTCCAATTTCGACAAACTGTTCGAGATTCAATAAACATGCTGGCGGCCAGTGAACTGCTGACCGTACTGATCGCCGATGACAACATGACCGACCGCATGCTGTTGTCCAGCATCGTGCGCCGTCAGGGCCACCGGGTGTTGACGGCCAGCGACGGGCAGGAGGCCATCGAGGTGTTCCAGGCCCGGCGCCCGCAACTGGTGCTGCTGGATGCCATGATGCCGGTGATCGATGGCTTCGAGGCAGCCCGGCAAATCAAGGAGCTGGCCGGCGAAGCACTGGTGCCGATCATTTTCCTGACGTCCATGACCGAAGAGCAGGCCCTGGTGCGCTGCCTGGAGGCCGGTGGCGACGATTTCCTGGCCAAGCCGTACAACCAGGTGATCCTCGCGGCCAAGATCAAGGCCATGGACCGTTTGCGCCGCTTGCAGGCCACGGTGCTCGACCAGCGCGACCAGATCACCCGCCACCATGGCTACCTGCTCAATGAGCAGCGCGTGGCCAAGGCGGTGTTCGACCAGGTGGCCCATTCCGGCTGCCTCAGCTCCCCTAACATTCGTTACCTGCAGTCGCCGTATGCGCTGTTCAACGGCGACCTGCTGCTGGCCGCCTTTACCCCATCGGGCGGCATGCACCTGTTGCTGGGCGATTTCACCGGCCACGGCTTGCCGGCCGCGGTGGGGGCGATGCCGCTGGCGGAAGTGTTCTATGGCATGACCGCCAAAGGCTACGGCATGGCGGAGATCCTGCGCGAGATGAACGCCAAGCTCAAACGCATCCTGCCCGTGGACATGTTCTGCTGCGCCACTTTGCTGTACCTCAACTTTCAACGCCAGGTGGTGGAGGTGTGGAACGGCGGCATGCCCGACGGCTACCTGCGCCGCATGGCGAGCGACGAGCATATACCGCTGCGGTCGCGCCACTTGCCGTTGGGCGTGCTGTCGCGGGCCAGTTTTCAGGAAAAGACCGAGGTTTTTTCCATGGTGCCCGGTGACCGGCTGTTCCTGTGCTCGGACGGCGTCATCGACACCGCCGACGGCGATGATGAACTGTTTGGCGTAGAGCGGCTGCAGCGGGTCTTTGAACTCAACCGCAACCCCGATCTGCTGTTTGAGGACATCCACGCCGCGCTCAAGGCCTTCCGTGGCGAGTCGCGCGACGACGTCAGCATGGTCCAGGTGGAGATGGTCGAGCCCGATTCGCTGGAGCAGCCCGCGACCATTTATTCCGACAGCGGTGCATCGAGCCCGCTGAACTGGTCCATGAGCCTGGAATTACGCGCTGATACCCTCAAGCGCTTCAACCCCTTGCCCTACCTGCTGCAACTGCTGCAGGAAATTCACGGCCTGCGGGCCCAGAGCGGAGCGCTCTACAGTGTCCTGTCCGAGTTGTACTCCAATGCCCTGGAGCACGGGGTGCTGGGGCTGGACTCCAGCCTCAAGCGCAATGCCGAAGGATTTGCGCAATACTATGACCAGCGCAATACTCGTCTGAACCAGCTGAAGGACGGTTATGTGCGCATGCACTTCCTGGTGCAGCCAGAAGGCACGGGCGGGCGCCTGACCATTGACGTGGAAGACAGCGGTCACGGTTTCGATGCGCGCCAGGTCATTGCCCGTGAGGCAGAGGAGACAGGGCTTTCCGGCCGGGGCCTCAAGCTGATCAGGCAACTGAGCCGCAGCGCGCAGTGGTCCGAGGACGGTCGCAGTGCCTGCGTGGAATTTACCTGGGAGGCTCTGGCATAATTCAGGCTTGATCAAGGAGCGAACAAGTGTCCAACCAGCATCTCGACTACGACGTGCTCAGCGCGTTGCAGGAAGTCATGGAAGAAGAGTATCCCCTGTTGCTGGATACCTTCCTGACCGACTCGGAAATACGCCTGAACGAACTGCACAAGGCTACCGACCCGCAGCAACTGGGCCAGGCGGCCCATAGCTTCAAGGGCAGCAGCAGCAACATGGGCGCCACGCAGTTGGCGGACTTGTGCCGCCAGCTGGAGGAGCGCGTCAAGCATCCGCCGCTCAGCGGCATCGAAGACCTGGTCAACCGCATCGACCACGAATTCGCCGAAGTGCGGCGCCTCTATCGCGACGAGCGTCAGCGTTTTCCCTGCTGAGGCCGGTTTGTGTGGGCGGCGTCTGAGGTGCGGGCTGTGCCTGATGCTGCGCGGCGATCATGACGCGGCCAGGTCCGCTGCTACGGGCGTCGCTGTTGTATGTCCGCGTTCTTACAAAGCTGGCCCGACTCTTGCTGTAGCCATTGCACCTGTACCCCCCGATTTCAGTGCAGCGGAGACCTGTCAATGTCAGTCGCGTCAAACCCTCTCTTGCAGATCACCAGCACGGCTAGCACGCTGGCCAACCTGAGCAAGGCCGCCGAGCCCGCCAAGGACACGTCCGCGGACTTTGCCAAGGTCTACGCCAAGCAGTCCCAAGCCAGCACCGCCAAAGCCACGGGGGCAGACCGCCAGCAGCAGGATCAGGTGGCTACGGCCGGCAAAAACACCGCCGCCAGCGACAAGGACAATGCCGCCAGCAAGCCGGCTGTTGCCGATAGCGGCAAGAACTTGCCTGCTCACAAGCCAGCCCAGGCTGACAAGGGCGCCAAGGCGG
It encodes the following:
- a CDS encoding fused response regulator/phosphatase → MLAASELLTVLIADDNMTDRMLLSSIVRRQGHRVLTASDGQEAIEVFQARRPQLVLLDAMMPVIDGFEAARQIKELAGEALVPIIFLTSMTEEQALVRCLEAGGDDFLAKPYNQVILAAKIKAMDRLRRLQATVLDQRDQITRHHGYLLNEQRVAKAVFDQVAHSGCLSSPNIRYLQSPYALFNGDLLLAAFTPSGGMHLLLGDFTGHGLPAAVGAMPLAEVFYGMTAKGYGMAEILREMNAKLKRILPVDMFCCATLLYLNFQRQVVEVWNGGMPDGYLRRMASDEHIPLRSRHLPLGVLSRASFQEKTEVFSMVPGDRLFLCSDGVIDTADGDDELFGVERLQRVFELNRNPDLLFEDIHAALKAFRGESRDDVSMVQVEMVEPDSLEQPATIYSDSGASSPLNWSMSLELRADTLKRFNPLPYLLQLLQEIHGLRAQSGALYSVLSELYSNALEHGVLGLDSSLKRNAEGFAQYYDQRNTRLNQLKDGYVRMHFLVQPEGTGGRLTIDVEDSGHGFDARQVIAREAEETGLSGRGLKLIRQLSRSAQWSEDGRSACVEFTWEALA
- a CDS encoding Hpt domain-containing protein; protein product: MSNQHLDYDVLSALQEVMEEEYPLLLDTFLTDSEIRLNELHKATDPQQLGQAAHSFKGSSSNMGATQLADLCRQLEERVKHPPLSGIEDLVNRIDHEFAEVRRLYRDERQRFPC
- a CDS encoding STAS domain-containing protein — encoded protein: MAVNADYSAEGKELTISIQGRFDFGSHQDFRDAYERVSPKPKAYRIDLKQTTYLDSSALGMLLLLRDHAGGDSATVRLVNSNSDVKKILAISNFDKLFEIQ